tgataaaaaaaatgtcagtttggcAAGGGAACATCAATGTCAAGATTACATTTCATGGCAGTCCATCCAAACATTGTTGAGGTATTTCAGACTTGATGCCTAGCGTGGCTACAGTATACGCAGAgagattaaaaacactttttgttgatAACTGATAActgattacttttttaaactaaaaggGTACCTATGGACTACTGTGGTGGTCAATAAAGTATGAACACCTCAGCACcctaaaacaacagttttgaccGTGTGCCATAGGCTAAGATCATAGAATATGTTGTTAAATTGTCATAAGAAAATTGTATCTTCTATTAATCTTTATATAAGGTCTACAAATAATACAGTGGATAAATATAACAAGttaaaatagtgtaaaaataaaaccacaagaGCATGTTTCAGGAGAGAGTTActaaagaaatacagtaaaaccaAGAGAGTTACATATACCAGAGGAACATACTGGGGGGCTTTGTCTCTATGACCTCCATTCACACGGCTGATTAGTACTGCAAGGCATTTTTTCAAAACTCAAGGCTAGTcaatacatacattaaaaactcTCTtctgggcgcccagatagctcagtcggcaaccatatatagaggtttactcctcgatgcatcgggccagggtttgactccgagctgcagccctttgcttcACATCAttcccgctctctctctttaaaaaataaattaaaaaatgtcttctaTCCTCCTCTCAAtctctttttccccccctcttttCCACCTGTTCACAGTCATAGCAACGATGCGTGACCTGAAACGTAAAGATAAGCTGGTGGAAGCTGCCGGGGATGCATACGGGAAAACTCTTTCTCTGGCTGTACTGGACGTCTGCAACGATGAGTCCGTCAAACAGTGTTTAAATGGCATTAAAGATCGACACGTGGATGTCCTCAGTAAGTAAAATGCATCCTCATCGTGTTGCACTGGTACGCTGTCCCAAAATGATGTCCTTACTCAATTTTTTCCTTGTCCTCTTTGATTCCTTCTTCTGCTCCTGACCAGTCAATAACGCAGGTATCGGACTAGTGGGTCCAATAGAGAGCATCCCCATCGAAGAGATGAAGAAAGTGTTTGAGACCAATTTCTTTGGGGTGATCCGCATGATAAAGGAGGTGATGCCTGACatgaagaagaggaaaggaggacACATCATCGTGGTCAGCAGTGTGATGGGACTGCAAGGTTAGCAGACGGTATGGTAGGGGAAGGGAGGTGAGGCGGGGTAGGGTGTCAAACGCTACAGGGAGAAATGACAGTTTGTCAGCAGTTTGATATATGGATGGGTTGATGATGGACAAATGGAAGAGTGGGTGGAAAGCTGAAGGAAGACTAATGGAGTGCTTTATGTCAGTAACAAAAACGGTGAACATGTGTTTACGGATCTATTAAACTGTGCCTTAGAGccaaaagtttatttttaaaatgcattatcatattatttcagTGAGgactcattttttttaatatactgtatatcggccgatatatcggaatatcggatttttaaataattatttgtatcgatatcggccttaaaaatcctttatggGTCAGGCTCTACTGTGCATGTCGTCTCATGGTGACATTTAAGCATTCACTGTGTTTCTATAGGTGTGGTGTTTAATGACGTGTATGCAGCTTCCAAGTTTGCTATCGAGGGCTTCTGTGAGAGTTTGGCTGTGCAGCTCTTGAAGTTTAATGTTACGTGAGTTCCCCTGATGCTACTTCTGTCATTACTAACAAACTACATAGATACAGAGTCTAACATGTGACAACAAGCTTTGTTATGTGTTGCCTCCACCCTTTATCTAGGCCTGAAAATCATGATCAAACAATTTCATGAACCGGTTTGCTAATTAACACTAAactcaaagtacagctgaggctgataaTGATGTCATTATGTATGTGGTCATAAATAATTTGTTAATTATTAAAGTATTGGACATatttaaatttgcatttaaattttGGCCTGATGGCGCTGGATAAAACGTTAAACGCTTCTCTATAacgcatttttatttaataaaatattttaaactatGAATCGTTTACCAGCCACTATTAACCAACAACTCCAATTTTTTTAGCTAGTGAAAACAAAATTAGACTTAGCCTGATAATCAGCCTACCACTGATTTTGACCGTGTGCTACAGAATATACAACTAAAACCTCAAAAATATTACAACACCTCCATTTGTACCGGCTTTAGGCCTACCTAATCAGAACTTTAGCCTattgtgttctgttttcttatattttattgtatgtaaagCTGTATGTTGTCTTGCACGCTTATGCTTTTCTTGGCCAGGTCATCATTGCAAATGAGAACCTGTTCTCAACGGGCTACCTGGTTAAGTTAaggttaaatttaaaaagaaaaaaactgttatcaTCCTAAACACTTTGTGTGCAAATTCATTGCAAGGGTCTATtgataaaaaagttaatttgttttcactttagAAGACTACaccaaaatgttgaagaaaTTCATAAATTATTGAAATTGTTGTTAATATTCATTTGCAATATTAATCAATATATGGTTTCCGCACTAGTGTTACACCTTTGCCATGTTTGTTACCCCTCCTCAATCTAACAATGCTCTTTTGTTGAGTTCCAGTCTTCTTATGTGGCTCCtctgttgtgtgtctctctccttaGCTTGTCGCTGATTGAGCCGGGCCCGGTGCGCACAGAATTTGAAGCAAAGATGATAGATGATGTGAAGCAGAAGGAGTGTCCTGGAGCTGATCCTGATACGGTGCATTACTTCAAGAACGTCTACCTTCCTTCTTCTGTTGACATCTTTGAGACACTGGGACAAACGCCTGATGACATCGCCAGGGTAAGTTCCCATGCAGTCTGAGTGACTTAGCTTCCCGGTGACACTTCTGCAATTAATCCTGCAGGTCTGACTGGAaatctctgtcttttttgtccACCCTCTCACTCTCTGCAGTGTACCAAGAAAGTGATTGAAGCAAGCAGGCCGCGCTTCCGTAATCTGACCAACCCCTTGTATACTCCCATCGTAGCGTTAAAATACGGTGACGAAACTGGAGGCCTGTCTGTCCATGCCTTCTACCACATGCTCTTTAACCTGGGACCTCTAATGCACGTCAGCATGACTGTCATGAAGTACCTCACCTGTGGATGTCTGAGGAGCAGGACAGTTGCACCAAACTAGAAAGTTATNNNNNNNNNNNNNNNNNNNNNNNNNNNNNNNNNNNNNNNNNNNNNNNNNNNNNNNNNNNNNNNNNNNNNNNNNNNNNNNNNNNNNNNNNNNNNNNNNNNNTATCATTTCATTGACTAAGTAGAAAATATCATTAAGTATTTTTCCTCTGAACACAAGAATCCTCCTTGCCAAGTCAGATAGTTAGAAACCAGCTTTTATTATAGATTATATTACTGAGGCAGATGTTATAAGAGTGATTTGATCTCTGAGACCATCACGAGCAAAAGATGTCATTGGTATGAACTCTATTATGTTGAAAGACCTTTCTGAATCTTTAGTCTACCCAATTACGGAAATTTTAACCTCTCATTTGCTCAGGGATTGTTCCAAAATGTATGGAAATTAGCTGCAGCCCATCCTGTATTTAAAAGAGGCAATTGCTTGTCCATCTGCAACTACAGACCGTTAGAATCTTGTCAGTGTTATCCAAGGTGGCCAAAAAGCTTCTCTCAGAACAAAGgacaaatcatttaaatactAGTTACTTTGCTTTACATCCAAACTTAAACATTCAGCTTCTGTATAAATCACTCAACAGAAACAGccaattgttattttgttgaaaaagtcaagtCACTGTTGAATCGAGGAAAGGTTGTTGGTGCTGATtttctagatttaaaaaaagcatttaatacCATTAATCATGAAATTCTTCTTTCTAAATTACAAACTTTTAACTTCACAGCAGGCACCATTAAATGGGTAGAATCCTATTTAACAGAACAGAACCAGTTTGGTAGAGTCAATCAGGTGCTATCTCCTTATCTGCAGGGGTTCCACAGGGATCGATTTTGGGtccacttttttcttctttgtatgTAAATGACATGCCAAATGTTTTTCCCAATGCAAACACCCAAATGTATGCAGATGTCACAGTAAACCTTGTACATGCTGACAATGCAGCTCAAACTGTTGATATGCTAACAAACTAATTTTTTTAGTAAATCTAAAAGTCGCTGTTCCCATCACCGGATGTAGTTGTAGTGGGGGAGAGACTACAAGTggtttcaaatttcaaatacCTTGAAATATACATTGATAACAATCTTATCTTTATATTGCATATTAAGGtttgtaattaattaaattaagtttaacCTGGCACACTTCAGACACGTCTGCAGTAGCATGTCACCAACGCTATGAGGTTCATGCACTCAATGATTTTATCCCATATCACCTACTGTTTGACAACCTGGTCACAAGCAAACAACACTTCTCTCAAACCACAACTCTCTATAtacaaaaaaactcttaaaatactTGATAGGAAATCCATACACTATCATCAttgtcatgtttaaaaatatatatataatattttaagttttgaaaatttgattaaatatcTCTGTCTTATGTACAAAGTTTTACATGGACTGGCTCCTCGTGTATTGAGCCAGTTTGTAAACACAGTAGCAATTACttacagagctaaaaggagtgCAGCAAGAGGTGACTGCATTGTCCCGTTGAGGAAAACTGCATTTGGTCAAACAGCTTTTTCAGTCAGGGCTGCTTGTGAATGGAACCTCATTTCCAATTCACATTAGGAATTTTAAAACGTACGCTTCTTTTAGAGTTAACTTAAAGAAGTAACAACAGGCTAACAGGTAATCAGGACTATCAACATTACATGTAGACACTAAATCTTgctgttttcttgtctttcctgtcctgtctgtctgtgctacTTGGGCTATGCCTATGTGGGTGGCAGGCAAAGTTGTTGTTTAGAAAGGTTAAACTTGTTGTTTGTTACTGTCCTAGCTatgtgtcatttcttttttacatgtatAGTTAATTTCACTTGTATTTGGTTAAacctatactgtatgtactattATAATCGTTTTATCTTTTTAGGTGTGACATTTTACAACCTGTCCAGTGACAGCAGAtgtaaaatagccttttggctaattctggcacattttacattttatgtgtattataaggtgcattgtccctgttaaataaacctgtaaaaaaatatatatatataataataaatgaatctGTTTTGTAATAAACCGCCATTTCTATATTCTCTTTCTTGTATAATATTGTAGCTTATGGATGTGTAGATACCACACCTGAGTCCAGTTCTCCTTATGAGACAACATACTGTAGCctgatttcattattttatccCAACCAATCCCAAACAGCTTCACATTTCAGTCTTATACTCNNNNNNNNNNNNNNNNNNNNNNNNNNNNNNNNNNNNNNNNNNNNNNNNNNNNNNNNNNNNNNNNNNNNNNNNNNNNNNNNNNNNNNNNNNNNNNNNNNNNCataacagtaaagtgatgtaattttctgaacttaccagactgttctagctgttctattatttacctttacctactaagtcattaaatcatttctggtgactatttatcaaaaatccgcgtaaataacattttgttgaagcaccaatagtcaaccatataATATCGTCGCAACATCAACATCAagatatttggtcaagaatattgtgatatttgattttatcTATATCGTGCTGCCTTACATAGAAGATAATAATTGTTTATGACAATTTAACAATGTATTCTATGAGCGTTAGCTAATGGCACACGGtcaaaaactgttgttttagGGTGCTGAGTTGTTTGTTCACTTAGTTTATTGTCCATCACAGAAGTGGATAGGTACCCTTTTAGTTTAAAAAGTAATCAGTTAACAGTTATCAACAAGTAAGTACGTATACTgttgaaatatctcaacaatgTTTTGAAGGACTGCCATGAAATTTAGTTTCAACATTCATGTTCCCTAGgggattcattcattcaatcaatcctttatttaaccaggataaaagattaaaaatctcttttacaagactGTCCTGGCAAGTGGTACCAGCGCTGTTAtaaatagacacagagacacttaaaggtaaatatatatatatacacacttatattcaaacaacaatgtcatcatcCAAAAACCtgggtcctaaatcaatttcaaacagtgacatacagattgcctttctgcaaggtcctttaaaaagcctttaaaacaatataaatccCACTGACCTTTGTGATCCCCTTATCtttactaatactaatactacatTTATGAACAGTTACCTGCCAAACTAATGACATTTTCTTCAGCCTtggctgtactttgtgtttagtgttaataataataaattgttcCCATGCTAACACTTAACTGGCAAGtgaacatggaaaaaaacatacctgtttaacatcagcatgttaggaGTTCCATTGCCATCTCAGCTTGTAgttcaaagcactgctgtgcctaAGTATGACCTCACAGAGCCCTTAACATGGCTATGGACTCTAAGGTTTGTTAAATGTAAGTCTGTATGGTCATGAGATTTCATAAACAATAGAAATTGTTGAGTAGATAGGACACATGCACACCTTTTGTGCTATTCCacaaactttacattttatctcctcaaaaaaaaaagaatgttactTTTCCTTGAC
The sequence above is drawn from the Etheostoma cragini isolate CJK2018 chromosome 2, CSU_Ecrag_1.0, whole genome shotgun sequence genome and encodes:
- the LOC117957262 gene encoding retinol dehydrogenase 8-like isoform X1, with the protein product MVSPGQKVVLITGCSSGIGLRMAVMLAKDEQKRYHVIATMRDLKRKDKLVEAAGDAYGKTLSLAVLDVCNDESVKQCLNGIKDRHVDVLINNAGIGLVGPIESIPIEEMKKVFETNFFGVIRMIKEVMPDMKKRKGGHIIVVSSVMGLQGVVFNDVYAASKFAIEGFCESLAVQLLKFNVTLSLIEPGPVRTEFEAKMIDDVKQKECPGADPDTVHYFKNVYLPSSVDIFETLGQTPDDIARCTKKVIEASRPRFRNLTNPLYTPIVALKYGDETGGLSVHAFYHMLFNLGPLMHVSMTVMKYLTCGCLRSRTVAPN